A window from Mycolicibacterium tokaiense encodes these proteins:
- a CDS encoding isopenicillin N synthase family dioxygenase, with translation MTELTELQRERAMGALGTESDREVRRISLAGLATRRSEIADEIWSAATDIGFFQVVDHGIDLAEVRAAFAMAEKFFALPDEVKARWPKRYNSGWEQLTQIRPSVGVPDQKESYQVTLSNMDGLWPTDAELAGFTSTMLDFEHRCWELAMELLSLFADKLGFDRDFFTRAHDPSSSTYQSTLRLLHYFALPADADLTGVWRAGAHTDFDCLTLLFQREGQGGLQVCPGKERDAQQWTSVRPSEDAITCNIGDMLMRWSDDLLPSNFHRVKSPGPDDHRGARYSIAFFAQANSEVTIAGPSAKYPEISAKDYLQQRISANFAR, from the coding sequence ATGACAGAGCTGACCGAACTGCAACGCGAACGCGCCATGGGCGCGCTGGGCACCGAGAGTGACCGCGAGGTGCGACGCATCTCGCTGGCCGGTCTGGCGACCCGGCGCTCAGAAATCGCCGACGAAATCTGGAGCGCAGCAACCGATATCGGCTTCTTCCAAGTGGTCGATCATGGCATCGACCTCGCGGAGGTCCGGGCGGCGTTCGCCATGGCCGAGAAGTTCTTCGCCCTACCCGATGAGGTCAAGGCGCGGTGGCCGAAACGGTACAACTCCGGGTGGGAGCAGTTGACCCAGATCCGGCCGTCGGTCGGCGTCCCCGATCAGAAGGAGTCCTATCAGGTCACGCTGTCGAACATGGACGGCCTCTGGCCCACCGACGCGGAACTGGCGGGGTTCACCTCGACCATGCTGGATTTCGAGCACCGCTGCTGGGAGCTGGCCATGGAACTGCTGTCGTTGTTCGCCGACAAGCTGGGCTTCGACCGTGACTTCTTCACCCGGGCCCACGACCCGTCGTCGTCGACCTACCAGAGCACGCTGCGGCTGCTGCACTACTTCGCGCTGCCCGCAGATGCTGACCTCACCGGAGTGTGGCGCGCGGGTGCGCACACCGACTTCGACTGCCTGACCCTGCTGTTCCAGCGGGAAGGCCAGGGCGGATTGCAGGTGTGCCCGGGCAAGGAGCGCGACGCGCAGCAGTGGACCTCGGTACGACCGTCCGAGGACGCCATCACCTGCAACATCGGTGACATGCTGATGCGCTGGAGTGACGACCTGCTGCCGTCGAACTTCCATCGCGTGAAGAGCCCGGGCCCGGACGACCACCGCGGAGCGCGCTACAGCATCGCGTTTTTCGCCCAGGCCAACAGTGAGGTCACCATCGCCGGGCCGAGCGCCAAGTATCCGGAGATCAGCGCCAAAGACTATCTGCAGCAGCGGATCAGCGCGAACTTCGCGCGCTAG
- a CDS encoding squalene cyclase yields MLHDSVVAWLLDSDPALRWQVERDVLHAPPEVWQATRARVAVEGFGARLLAQQDADGQWAGGAFFPADFDEAREAQPWTATTWALKDLREWGVDAAVLGDTAQRLAAHSRWEYDDLPFWGGEVDCCINAWTLASGVWLGVDVSGITDWFVDHQLPDGGWNCEWVNGSTRSSFHSTLNALKGLAACDGDAAVRRSGEEYLLQRSLINRLSTGEPVAPWVGEFSFPFRWCYSVLNAADYFRAVGRPDPRLADAITMIRDARAPDGTWHNAGRHRGRVWFHVDVPAGQPSKWLTLIALRVLDWWDASARSSR; encoded by the coding sequence ATGCTCCACGACTCCGTGGTCGCCTGGCTGTTGGACTCCGACCCGGCCCTGCGCTGGCAGGTCGAACGTGATGTGCTGCACGCACCGCCCGAGGTGTGGCAGGCCACCCGGGCACGTGTGGCCGTCGAAGGCTTCGGCGCCCGCCTGCTCGCCCAGCAGGACGCGGATGGCCAGTGGGCCGGCGGTGCGTTCTTTCCCGCCGACTTCGACGAGGCCCGGGAAGCGCAGCCGTGGACGGCAACCACCTGGGCGCTCAAGGATCTGCGGGAGTGGGGTGTGGACGCCGCGGTGCTGGGCGACACGGCGCAGCGACTGGCCGCCCACAGCCGCTGGGAGTACGACGACCTGCCGTTCTGGGGCGGCGAGGTGGACTGCTGCATCAACGCGTGGACGCTGGCCAGCGGCGTGTGGCTGGGCGTGGACGTCTCCGGGATCACCGACTGGTTCGTCGATCACCAGCTACCCGACGGCGGGTGGAACTGCGAATGGGTGAACGGGTCCACCCGGTCGTCATTCCATTCGACGCTGAATGCACTGAAGGGCCTGGCCGCCTGTGACGGAGACGCCGCAGTTCGCCGCAGCGGCGAGGAGTACCTGTTGCAGCGCAGCCTCATCAACCGCCTGTCCACCGGCGAGCCGGTGGCGCCGTGGGTGGGGGAGTTCAGCTTCCCGTTCCGTTGGTGCTACAGCGTGCTCAATGCCGCGGACTACTTTCGGGCAGTCGGGCGCCCCGATCCACGGCTGGCCGACGCCATCACCATGATCCGGGACGCCCGTGCACCGGATGGCACCTGGCACAATGCCGGCCGCCATCGCGGCCGAGTCTGGTTCCACGTCGACGTGCCGGCCGGGCAGCCCTCCAAGTGGCTCACGCTGATCGCGTTGCGAGTCCTGGACTGGTGGGATGCTAGCGCGCGAAGTTCGCGCTGA
- a CDS encoding TVP38/TMEM64 family protein, producing MTDNASPAQPSRRSHILRLGVFAGFLAVLFYLVAVARVIDVDAVRGVISAAGPAAPLVYVVVSAALGAVFVPGPLLAAASGFLFGPVIGTFATLGATVGTATITSLVGRRAGRESARGLLGADRADRLDAQIARRGLWAVVGQRFVPGISDALASYVFGAFGVPLWQMAVGAFIGSAPRAFVYTALGASIGEFSAPLAYTAIGVWCVTAVIGAFAAHRGWRAWRGHRTPETDTRAPKSE from the coding sequence ATGACCGACAACGCGAGCCCGGCCCAGCCCAGCCGCCGGAGCCACATTCTGCGCCTGGGCGTGTTCGCCGGGTTCCTGGCGGTGCTGTTCTATCTCGTGGCCGTCGCGCGGGTGATCGACGTCGACGCCGTCCGCGGCGTCATCAGCGCGGCCGGCCCGGCCGCGCCGTTGGTGTATGTGGTGGTGTCGGCGGCGCTGGGGGCGGTGTTCGTGCCCGGGCCCCTGCTCGCCGCGGCCAGTGGGTTCCTGTTCGGGCCGGTGATCGGGACCTTCGCGACGCTGGGTGCCACCGTCGGCACCGCGACCATCACCAGCCTGGTCGGTCGTCGCGCCGGCCGCGAGAGCGCCCGCGGACTGCTCGGCGCGGACCGGGCCGACCGCCTCGACGCGCAGATCGCGCGCCGCGGTCTGTGGGCCGTGGTCGGGCAGCGGTTCGTGCCGGGCATCTCGGATGCGCTGGCCTCGTACGTCTTCGGCGCGTTCGGGGTTCCGTTGTGGCAGATGGCCGTCGGCGCATTCATCGGCTCGGCGCCGCGGGCGTTCGTCTACACCGCCCTCGGCGCCTCCATCGGGGAGTTCTCCGCTCCGCTGGCCTATACCGCCATCGGGGTCTGGTGCGTCACCGCCGTCATCGGCGCCTTCGCCGCCCACCGCGGCTGGCGCGCCTGGCGTGGTCACCGAACGCCCGAAACCGACACACGGGCCCCAAAGTCCGAGTAG